A single genomic interval of Salmo trutta chromosome 13, fSalTru1.1, whole genome shotgun sequence harbors:
- the LOC115206088 gene encoding uncharacterized protein LOC115206088, translating to MFRSPQILALTCPVRTLLLLSVRDPCVPALPEHACQRWNGSKAGRSLCQGDGGKGGGEEAVPLSSAISSHLVSRSTSGCESCLLNAAPQHPLQKATPPNRPQLSQDSSFVSLKHTPRLPVIVACDPWKTTSLEHLDNSKAPECSSDRKCLLQRRQTDNGSQCLSAEVKVNITFSVKSNSYSPVQSGKIHKDIFHRLLVSTPKQWTVDPQRLLSLQSHGLHQSAASGPEGALRECLSLVNEARCRQSLEPNVALYEKDVQGKRGPSGAQGKWASVLVSLCSVEGEPAFLFTLRSTALKGRHKGDVSFAGGKRDPSDKDVVDTALREACEELGITVATNQVWGVLKPIRDMSGMMIAPVLANLGPLEALSFKPNPAEVEEIFTLSLSHVCSPQNQGYTHFRTGECYGYTLPVFRNGKHRVWGLTAVALEHTLKLITPP from the exons ATGTTCAGGAGTCCACAAATTCTGGCCTTGACATGCCCTGTCAGAaccctgctgctgctgtctgtcAGAGACCCCTGCGTGCCTGCCCTACCTGAACACGCCTGTCAGAGGTGGAATGGATCCAAAGCAGGGAGAAGTCTCTGtcagggggatggagggaagggtggaggggaggaggcagTGCCCCTCTCTTCAGCCATCTCTTCACACCTTGTTAGCAGAAGCACCTCCGGTTGTGAAAGCTGTCTCCTAAATGCCGCACCTCAACACCCCTTACAAAAAGCCACCCCTCCCAACCGACCTCAATTGTCTCAGGACTCTAGCTTTGTCTCTTTGAAACATACACCACGACTGCCGGTGATAGTAGCATGTGACCCTTGGAAAACCACTTCATTGGAACATTTGGACAATTCCAAAGCCCCCGAATGTTCTAGTGACCGTAAGTGCCTTCTACAAAGGAGGCAAACTGACAATGGTAGCCAATGTTTGTCTGCTGAGGTGAAGGTCAACATCACATTTAGTGTTAAAAGTAATAGTTACAGTCCTGTTCAAAGTGGCAAGATTCACAAGGACATTTTTCACAGACTGCTTGTGTCCACACCCAAACAGTGGACTGTGGATCCCCAGCGACTCCTTTCACTCCAGAGCCACGGCCTGCACCAGTCTGCTGCCTCCGGCCCTGAGGGTGCCCTGAGGGAGTGCCTTTCGCTGGTGAACGAGGCGCGCTGCCGGCAGAGCCTGGAGCCTAATGTGGCTCTGTATGAGAAAGACGTCCAGGGGAAAAGGGGGCCCAGTGGGGCCCAGGGGAAGTGGGCATCTGTGCTGGTCTCTCTTTGCTCTGTGGAGGGAGAGCCCGCCTTCCTGTTCACCCTCAGATCCACAGCACTGAAGGGCAGACACAAAGGCGACGTCAG TTTTGCAGGAGGCAAGCGTGACCCCTCAGACAAGGACGTTGTGGACACCGCCCTGAGAGAAGCTTGTGAGGAACTGGGCATCACTGTGGCAACAAACCAAGTGTGGGGCGTGCTGAAACCAATCCGGGATATG TCGGGAATGATGATAGCCCCTGTACTGGCCAACCTCGGCCCCCTGGAGGCGCTGTCGTTCAAGCCAAATCCTGCCGAG GTAGAAGAGATTTTCACCCTGTCGCTCTCCCACGTATGCAGTCCCCAGAATCAAGGATACACACACTTTCGTACCGGTGAGTGCTACGGATACACCCTGCCCGTGTTCCGCAACGGGAAGCACCGCGTGTGGGGCCTCACTGCTGTGGCCCTCGAACACACGCTCAAACTCATCACACCGCCATGA